The nucleotide window tttgaatgtttttgccaCAGTACACAAAGATGCAAGCGGCCCTGGGATTCTGGATCTTATCAGCAGTCTTCTGTTTGGGAAGAGGTTACCACCATGCCAGCCTCTCGCACGTGCGCTCAGCGAACAAAGAGTTTGCTTTCCAGCTGTACAGGAAGTTGGCGGCTCGTTCTGATAATCGGGGCAAGAACATCTTTTACTCTCCGAGCAGCGTGTCTGTCGCCTTGGCCGCCTTGTCGGTCGGAGCCCGCGGGTACACTCACCGACAGCTGATGAGCGGTCTGGGTTACAACAGCTACCGAGTTACGCAGAATGATGTCAATCGGTTCTTTAGCATGCTCCTCAAAAGGCAAGACGGTTCATCGGACATCAGTGAAGGGACTGCCGTGTTCCTGGATAACGCCTTCAAGCCAAAACCTGACTTCCTGAAAGATTTGAAAGCTTTCTATTATACAGATGTGTTGAATGTCGACTTCCggcaaacaacaaaaagtgcTGATGCCATCAATAAATATGTGGCATATAAGACTCATGGCAAGATTGATAAGTTGCTGGAACACCTGGAGCCAGACACCGTCATGTATCTCATAAGCTACATCTACTTTAAAGGTACGCAAGGATATTTAGTTGTGAAGAAGTCTTCTCGAATGTCTTGCTTCTGTTCATTCTTGTACAGGAATGTGGGACAATCCTTTTGAAACCAAGCTCACAAAGGCGGACATGTTTGCTGTTGATGACTATAACAAGGTTTGAAGTACAAGTTGAAGGGGAGATTATAATACTGGTGCAAAGAAAGGGATTTCATTATATATTCCCTCCCCCCAGGTTTCCGTCCAGATGATGAACAAGGAGGACACCTTTGATGTCTACCATGACCTGGCAATTGACACAACAATCCTGCGCCTTCCCTTCAACAGCGGTTACTCTATGCTCCTGCTGTTGCCTGACAACATGGCAACGCTTGAGAAGGCGATATCTCCACAGCATATCACTAACTGGTCAAAATGGATGAGAAAGAGGTTGGTTAACGTTTTTCATGGAGAAGCTTGTTGGCCTTTTCCTGGTGGGATCATATCAATcactgtttgtttcttttaggAAGTATAACATCTTTGTTCCTAAGTTCTCTATTAAGACGGACTACTCTCTGAAGGAAGTGCTGACTGAAATGGGAATGACGCACATGTTTGATGAGCGAGCAGATTTGAGTGGAATTTCATGGGCAAAGCAGCTGTTTGTCTCCGGCGTAAGGATtgagtcaattttatttatttttaacatactCTCCTTTTTGCCCTTCAACTTGCTCTTTACCTTTTCAGGTTGTGCACCAAGCTTCCCTTGACGTTGACGAGGCCGGAGCCACTGCTGCAGCCGCCACAGGAATTGGAATTGCGGTTCTCAGCTCACTACCCGTCCCTGTGCTGAAGTTCAACCATCCGTTCATGCTTCTCATCACAGAAAAGGCCACAAATGACATTCTCTTTTTGGGCAAGATAATTAATCCCAACATTTGAATAGTTGATATTCTATCATAATAAAGTAACCCTGTTGTCTTTGAGATCAAATTATTTTCATCTTTAAATAAAAGCTTGGAAGaccaaattatatatatttttttttggggggggggggtgattaaACTTACCCATTTTTAAGCTTTGTCTCTAAAATAAAACACTATACTGTAGTAGAATATTACTAAAGCCATAATTTTCTATACCACTAACCCTCTTCAGGGTCACTCAAAACAGGATCAGCCTGTCTAAGCTGACATTGGATTAAAATCTAGCCACATCCTCAGTGACATAAGTAGAAAGATGTACAATTTCATACTTCACCAATTTGTAGactatggacatttttttttttttattaagtgtaTCCACTTGTTGCCATTCATAAAAGAGATTAACACGTCTCTGAAAGTATAatttatggtttaaaaaaaaaaaaaaaaaaaaacaggcccaGGTTTGAGTAAGTATTGAATTGATCCAACATTATTTCAGACAGTATTTGGACCCCCACTCCAAGTTTTGTCTGGCAGGTGtactgtgattttattttttctaatgtaaaGTTCACTGCATTGGACTTGAAATTATTTTgggtttgg belongs to Festucalex cinctus isolate MCC-2025b chromosome 5, RoL_Fcin_1.0, whole genome shotgun sequence and includes:
- the LOC144019714 gene encoding serpin A3-2-like; translated protein: MQAALGFWILSAVFCLGRGYHHASLSHVRSANKEFAFQLYRKLAARSDNRGKNIFYSPSSVSVALAALSVGARGYTHRQLMSGLGYNSYRVTQNDVNRFFSMLLKRQDGSSDISEGTAVFLDNAFKPKPDFLKDLKAFYYTDVLNVDFRQTTKSADAINKYVAYKTHGKIDKLLEHLEPDTVMYLISYIYFKGMWDNPFETKLTKADMFAVDDYNKVSVQMMNKEDTFDVYHDLAIDTTILRLPFNSGYSMLLLLPDNMATLEKAISPQHITNWSKWMRKRKYNIFVPKFSIKTDYSLKEVLTEMGMTHMFDERADLSGISWAKQLFVSGVVHQASLDVDEAGATAAAATGIGIAVLSSLPVPVLKFNHPFMLLITEKATNDILFLGKIINPNI